A portion of the candidate division WOR-3 bacterium genome contains these proteins:
- a CDS encoding adenosylcobalamin-dependent ribonucleoside-diphosphate reductase codes for QGGKRRGANMGILNYNHPDILEFITAKSKEGVLTNFNISVAVSDDFMEKVLKNEEYELINPRNNQVVSHLKAKNVFDLIITQAWSTGDPGLIFIDEINRHNPTPQLGKIEATNPCGEQPLLPYESCNLGSINLAKLVKEKNGEVYFDWEEFRRIIHLAVHFLDNVIDINRYPIKEIEIMTKGNRKIGLGIMGFADMLIKLKIPYDSDEALTWASKIAKFLTEEARKKSCELGEKRGSFPNFEKSIYYNKFKALRNATVTTIAPTGTLSIIAGCSSGIEPVFALSYVRQVMGGMRLFEIQEDFERVLKERNLYSNELIKEVAQVGSIKDFKNIPEDIRRIFVTAMDISPIFQVKIQGAFQKYIDNAVSKTVNLPNNASLEDVREVFLTAWQLKCKGITVFRYGSKKEQVLYIAPPERGEFLTIPENYSGPCPTGDCVS; via the coding sequence CAGGGTGGCAAGAGAAGGGGAGCAAATATGGGGATATTAAACTACAACCATCCGGATATTTTAGAATTTATTACTGCCAAATCAAAAGAAGGCGTATTAACCAATTTTAATATCTCGGTGGCAGTTAGTGATGACTTTATGGAGAAGGTATTAAAAAATGAAGAGTATGAACTAATAAATCCAAGGAATAACCAGGTAGTTAGCCATTTAAAAGCAAAAAATGTTTTTGATTTAATTATTACGCAAGCCTGGTCAACCGGAGACCCTGGTTTAATTTTCATTGACGAAATTAATCGCCATAATCCTACTCCCCAATTAGGTAAAATTGAGGCAACAAACCCTTGTGGTGAACAGCCCCTTTTACCTTATGAATCTTGTAATCTTGGTTCTATTAATCTGGCAAAATTAGTAAAAGAGAAGAATGGTGAAGTTTATTTTGATTGGGAAGAGTTTAGAAGGATAATTCATTTGGCGGTCCATTTTCTGGATAATGTGATTGATATAAATAGATATCCGATAAAAGAGATTGAGATAATGACCAAAGGGAATAGAAAGATTGGTTTAGGAATAATGGGTTTTGCTGATATGCTGATAAAATTAAAAATTCCTTATGATAGTGATGAGGCGTTGACTTGGGCAAGTAAAATTGCTAAATTCTTAACCGAAGAGGCAAGAAAGAAATCTTGTGAATTAGGTGAAAAAAGGGGTTCTTTTCCTAATTTTGAAAAAAGCATTTACTATAATAAATTTAAGGCGTTAAGAAATGCTACTGTAACGACAATTGCGCCCACTGGTACATTAAGCATTATTGCTGGCTGTTCCAGTGGTATTGAACCAGTATTTGCCTTATCTTATGTCCGACAGGTTATGGGTGGAATGAGATTATTTGAAATCCAAGAAGATTTTGAAAGAGTTTTAAAAGAAAGAAATCTTTATTCTAACGAATTGATTAAAGAGGTTGCCCAGGTTGGTTCAATAAAGGATTTTAAAAATATTCCGGAAGATATAAGAAGGATTTTTGTTACCGCAATGGATATTTCACCAATCTTCCAAGTTAAAATCCAAGGTGCTTTCCAAAAATATATTGATAATGCTGTTTCCAAGACAGTAAATCTACCAAATAATGCCAGTTTAGAAGATGTCCGAGAAGTATTTCTGACTGCTTGGCAATTAAAATGTAAAGGAATTACCGTCTTTCGTTACGGAAGCAAAAAAGAACAAGTGTTATACATCGCGCCGCCGGAAAGAGGAGAGTTTCTAACAATTCCCGAAAATTATTCTGGACCTTGTCCTACCGGTGATTGCGTAAGTTAG